From the Psychrobacillus sp. FSL K6-4046 genome, one window contains:
- a CDS encoding Gfo/Idh/MocA family oxidoreductase: MLKVGVIGGGSISQFHITPYILHNRVELVALCDQNEQRLTECGHQYGVTHMYTNYKDLLANKDVDAVSICTWNNTHAEIAIAALEAGKHVLVEKPLCMTVEEALAVEAAVVKSGKVLLVGFVRRHGNNSNILKQFIDQDYLGEIYYAKASCLRRLGNPGGWFSDKSKSGGGALMDLGVHMIDLCWFLMGRPRPVSVSGNTYSKLGNRSNVKNLSFYKAADYDSSLNNVEDLANGLIRFENGASLAVDVSFTLQAKEDQVSVKLFGDKGGAEIEPELIIVTEQNDTILNILPQVDNKSFDFAGSFTNEINHFVECCLDGKSPVAPVEDGVEVMKMLNAIYESAQTGKEVYL, from the coding sequence ATGTTGAAGGTTGGCGTGATTGGTGGAGGCTCTATTTCACAATTTCATATTACCCCTTATATTCTACATAACCGGGTGGAGCTAGTGGCATTATGCGATCAAAATGAACAAAGACTTACGGAATGTGGCCATCAATATGGTGTTACTCATATGTATACCAACTATAAAGATCTATTAGCTAACAAAGACGTAGATGCAGTAAGCATTTGTACATGGAACAATACACATGCTGAAATTGCTATTGCTGCACTGGAAGCAGGGAAGCATGTATTAGTGGAAAAGCCCTTATGCATGACGGTCGAAGAGGCGTTGGCAGTCGAGGCTGCAGTAGTAAAGTCCGGTAAAGTTTTACTCGTCGGATTTGTTAGAAGACATGGTAACAACTCTAATATCTTAAAACAATTCATCGACCAGGATTATTTGGGGGAAATCTATTATGCAAAAGCATCTTGTTTAAGAAGGCTAGGAAATCCAGGTGGCTGGTTTAGTGATAAATCTAAATCTGGGGGAGGAGCCCTTATGGATTTAGGCGTTCACATGATAGATCTTTGCTGGTTTTTGATGGGGAGGCCTAGACCAGTTTCTGTCAGTGGCAACACGTATTCCAAACTCGGTAATCGAAGTAATGTCAAAAATCTTTCCTTTTACAAGGCAGCTGACTACGACTCTTCTTTAAATAACGTGGAAGATTTAGCAAATGGATTAATTCGTTTTGAAAACGGTGCATCTTTGGCGGTAGATGTAAGCTTTACGCTTCAGGCAAAAGAGGATCAAGTAAGTGTTAAATTGTTTGGAGACAAAGGAGGAGCTGAAATAGAACCAGAGCTAATTATTGTGACGGAGCAGAACGATACGATCTTAAATATTCTTCCGCAGGTTGACAACAAAAGCTTTGACTTTGCAGGCTCTTTTACTAATGAGATAAACCATTTTGTAGAATGCTGCTTAGATGGGAAATCACCTGTTGCACCTGTTGAAGATGGGGTCGAAGTAATGAAAATGTTGAATGCTATTTATGAATCTGCTCAAACAGGTAAAGAAGTTTATTTGTAA
- a CDS encoding carbohydrate ABC transporter permease translates to MKKVISYVALFILGFCFLMPFIIMILGSFKNVEYAQLDPLFWIPDEPTLKNYFYIMRDGQFLRWIFNSVVITVIPVASQMIFCAILGYIFAKKKFFGREVIFWVFMGVIMIPQQLLIIPKYIMFSDFGWINTYWALIVPELWGIMGVFLVRQFLQGIPNDLEEAAYIDGANDLQIFFKVILPLSIPVVATVGTFAFISNWNDLFQPLIYLTQEKMFPVTLGLASMLGKEGNFGIEMAGSAVSFIPTFLIFLFFQRYFTEGIQMSGLK, encoded by the coding sequence TTGAAAAAGGTAATTTCCTATGTTGCTTTGTTTATATTGGGTTTTTGTTTTCTAATGCCCTTTATCATTATGATTTTAGGGTCTTTTAAAAATGTAGAATATGCACAATTAGACCCGCTTTTTTGGATTCCAGATGAACCAACTCTAAAAAACTACTTTTATATTATGAGAGATGGCCAATTTCTCCGGTGGATTTTTAACTCCGTTGTTATTACTGTGATACCCGTAGCTAGTCAGATGATTTTTTGTGCAATCCTAGGTTATATTTTCGCAAAGAAAAAATTCTTTGGGAGAGAGGTTATATTTTGGGTGTTTATGGGGGTTATTATGATTCCTCAACAATTGTTGATCATACCAAAATATATTATGTTCTCTGACTTTGGATGGATCAATACCTATTGGGCGCTTATTGTTCCAGAGCTCTGGGGAATTATGGGGGTTTTCCTAGTAAGACAGTTTCTACAGGGAATACCAAATGATTTAGAAGAGGCTGCATATATAGACGGGGCAAATGATTTACAGATATTCTTTAAAGTTATTTTACCTCTCTCTATTCCGGTAGTCGCTACAGTTGGAACTTTTGCCTTTATCTCCAACTGGAACGATTTATTTCAGCCACTAATTTATTTAACTCAGGAAAAAATGTTCCCAGTAACACTTGGCTTGGCTTCGATGTTAGGGAAGGAAGGAAACTTTGGGATAGAAATGGCAGGTTCAGCAGTTTCTTTTATACCGACTTTTCTTATTTTCCTATTCTTCCAACGATATTTTACAGAGGGAATTCAAATGTCAGGTTTGAAATGA
- a CDS encoding sugar ABC transporter permease codes for MTLRARLKRQWDRNAIVYIFLIPILIHFAIFQVYPFLLSFYLTFMDWKVIGDPEFVGLKHWKYFLSDSIAWKALWNTVMFSVYYIVPTMAVGLILALIINSGVKMAGFFKGIFFLPVVTSFVIIAGIWGWLFRGTEEGMINYLIGLIGIEPQLFLSDSSQALPVLAALSVFKVAGSTMIYYFAGLQSIDKGLYEAAKMDGASTSKIFWKVTFPLLKPIHFYVAITTTIGSFQIFDSAYLLTGGGPNYATTTIVYYLYNQGFTSLNLSYAAVLSYVLFFIILMISLLQRRFLGKESNLY; via the coding sequence ATGACGCTAAGGGCTAGATTAAAAAGACAATGGGATCGTAATGCAATCGTCTATATTTTTCTTATTCCGATCTTAATACATTTTGCTATTTTCCAAGTGTACCCATTCCTTTTAAGCTTTTATTTAACATTCATGGATTGGAAGGTAATTGGTGATCCAGAATTTGTAGGGCTTAAGCATTGGAAATACTTTTTAAGCGATAGTATTGCGTGGAAGGCCTTATGGAATACAGTGATGTTTTCAGTTTATTATATTGTCCCGACAATGGCAGTGGGCTTAATACTAGCCTTAATTATTAATTCGGGTGTTAAGATGGCTGGATTTTTTAAAGGGATTTTCTTTTTACCTGTTGTCACATCTTTTGTAATTATCGCTGGCATATGGGGATGGTTATTCAGAGGGACAGAGGAAGGAATGATTAACTATCTAATAGGGCTCATCGGTATTGAGCCTCAGCTATTCTTATCTGATTCTAGTCAGGCTTTACCTGTTTTAGCCGCATTAAGTGTCTTTAAGGTTGCCGGGAGCACTATGATTTATTACTTCGCTGGTCTCCAATCGATAGACAAGGGGCTATATGAGGCGGCTAAAATGGATGGCGCATCGACAAGTAAAATCTTTTGGAAAGTAACTTTTCCTCTATTGAAGCCTATTCATTTTTATGTAGCGATCACTACTACTATTGGGTCGTTCCAAATTTTTGACTCAGCTTACTTGCTAACAGGTGGAGGACCAAACTATGCAACAACGACTATTGTTTATTACTTATACAATCAAGGCTTTACTAGCCTGAATTTAAGCTATGCTGCAGTACTTTCCTATGTGCTATTCTTCATCATCCTAATGATCTCGCTCTTACAAAGAAGATTTTTAGGGAAAGAGTCTAATCTCTACTAG
- a CDS encoding sugar ABC transporter substrate-binding protein: MKKLWLFLILLVFSALMVACSDDEAGEKIETSGEAGKDGFSGEITVWAHPYTGDQEVEGKMWDEIIASYEEATGVKVNFEQIPWANRDQKVLTALAANNGPDVFYAIPDQMPQYAEAGMLTDLSPYLKDNDMEDFVESALVSTTWKDKVYGLPILQEAYTFLYNVDIIKEIGEDPSKLPATWEEFEKWAEKAKAKGYYASSFQGGGSMNGTLYPYLWQAGGEVLTADNEVKINSDAGVEAFEFINKMYKNEWIPKDSITALEHDALWDGGKLLSVQGSGASISRMLSKDTFEFVIAPPLKNKKQVTYGTTGMFVVPINSENPDAAAEFVKVMTNAENQRKFNQVTQYIPTRESAKDIFEEQKYLAQLATYTEFALPGVIHPEGRNIMPLIQAELQTMMEGKKTPKEAADAAAEAIKGKVK, translated from the coding sequence ATGAAAAAGCTGTGGTTATTTTTAATATTGTTAGTATTTAGTGCCTTAATGGTAGCTTGTAGTGATGATGAGGCAGGGGAAAAAATAGAAACGTCTGGAGAAGCTGGAAAGGATGGTTTTTCAGGAGAAATAACTGTTTGGGCACATCCGTATACAGGGGATCAGGAAGTTGAAGGTAAAATGTGGGATGAAATTATTGCTTCTTACGAAGAGGCTACAGGAGTAAAGGTCAACTTTGAGCAAATTCCTTGGGCAAATCGTGACCAAAAGGTTCTTACTGCTTTAGCTGCTAACAATGGTCCGGATGTATTTTATGCTATCCCTGACCAAATGCCACAATATGCCGAAGCAGGGATGCTAACGGATCTTAGCCCATATTTAAAGGACAACGATATGGAGGACTTTGTTGAAAGTGCTCTAGTTTCCACTACATGGAAGGATAAAGTATACGGTTTACCTATTCTACAAGAAGCTTATACCTTCCTTTACAATGTAGATATTATCAAGGAAATCGGTGAAGATCCATCCAAACTGCCAGCAACATGGGAAGAGTTTGAGAAATGGGCAGAAAAAGCAAAAGCAAAAGGGTATTACGCATCTAGCTTCCAAGGTGGAGGTTCTATGAACGGTACATTATATCCATATCTTTGGCAGGCTGGTGGAGAAGTACTTACAGCAGACAATGAAGTAAAGATTAACAGTGATGCTGGTGTAGAAGCGTTCGAGTTTATCAACAAAATGTATAAAAACGAGTGGATTCCAAAGGATTCTATTACCGCATTAGAGCATGATGCTTTATGGGACGGTGGTAAACTGCTTTCTGTCCAAGGATCTGGAGCATCTATTAGCCGTATGTTAAGTAAAGACACATTTGAATTTGTTATTGCACCACCTTTAAAGAACAAAAAACAAGTTACGTATGGAACTACTGGTATGTTCGTAGTGCCTATTAACTCTGAGAATCCAGATGCAGCAGCTGAATTTGTAAAAGTTATGACGAATGCTGAAAACCAACGTAAATTTAATCAGGTTACTCAGTATATTCCAACGCGTGAATCTGCAAAGGATATCTTTGAAGAGCAAAAATATTTAGCTCAGCTAGCGACTTATACTGAGTTTGCTTTACCAGGAGTTATACACCCAGAGGGACGCAACATTATGCCTTTGATTCAAGCGGAGCTTCAAACGATGATGGAAGGCAAGAAAACTCCAAAAGAGGCTGCTGATGCAGCTGCTGAAGCAATTAAAGGAAAAGTAAAGTAA
- a CDS encoding zinc-binding alcohol dehydrogenase, giving the protein MKSVIAKDQMVYIEERPKMDILPSYLMIKTLYSAISPGTELSLISASNSREISLGYSAVGIVEECGNGITDFQEGDIVACYGAPYVGHSEYLCVPTTLCAKVPNGMDPKEAALAGIGAIAIHALRKAKLAFGETVVIVGLGLLGQMIAKIAHAAAYDVLAYDVQAERGAMLKEESGITSFSNLEDMKEEINVRTFNRGADAVLLCAGGKRSTLTGQSLEWIRNQGKVVIVGDIEPDFPRELMFGKEAQILISRAGGPGRYDPVYEKQAVDYPYGYVRWTEGRNVAEYLRLVNEKRIKINSFITEEVNIDQAPAAYKDLTDKKSKTLTKLIRFR; this is encoded by the coding sequence GTGAAGTCAGTTATTGCTAAAGATCAAATGGTTTATATAGAAGAAAGGCCTAAAATGGATATTTTACCTTCCTATCTTATGATCAAAACGTTGTATAGCGCTATATCTCCCGGAACTGAGTTGAGTTTAATATCAGCGAGCAATTCCCGAGAGATTTCATTAGGGTATAGTGCTGTTGGTATTGTTGAGGAATGCGGGAACGGAATCACTGATTTTCAAGAAGGAGATATAGTTGCTTGCTACGGTGCACCCTACGTGGGGCATTCTGAGTATTTATGTGTACCAACCACCTTATGTGCCAAGGTTCCAAATGGTATGGATCCAAAAGAAGCTGCCCTCGCTGGAATCGGAGCAATAGCTATTCATGCACTTCGAAAAGCGAAATTAGCATTTGGAGAAACAGTGGTGATTGTTGGGCTTGGATTGTTAGGGCAGATGATTGCAAAGATAGCTCATGCTGCTGCCTATGATGTTCTTGCATACGATGTACAAGCTGAAAGAGGAGCTATGTTAAAAGAAGAATCAGGAATTACCTCCTTTTCGAATTTAGAGGACATGAAAGAAGAGATTAATGTACGTACATTCAACCGAGGAGCAGACGCTGTATTGCTTTGTGCGGGAGGCAAACGGTCAACGCTTACTGGTCAAAGCTTGGAGTGGATACGCAACCAAGGAAAGGTCGTTATTGTAGGAGATATTGAGCCGGACTTTCCACGAGAGTTAATGTTTGGGAAGGAAGCTCAAATTCTCATCTCTAGAGCAGGTGGACCAGGGAGATATGATCCTGTCTATGAAAAGCAGGCAGTGGATTATCCTTATGGATATGTGCGTTGGACAGAGGGAAGAAATGTAGCTGAATATTTAAGATTAGTGAATGAAAAGCGTATTAAGATTAATTCATTTATAACGGAAGAAGTGAACATAGATCAGGCGCCAGCTGCATATAAAGATTTGACTGACAAGAAATCTAAAACCCTGACGAAGCTAATACGTTTTCGTTAG
- a CDS encoding sugar phosphate isomerase/epimerase family protein, producing MKVSISMYSLASTLRGENWSVSDFINYAKNISLDGVELLDIYWQNPVNKDEEIQKVVEKLHKTNLEVSAYDITNNFVHQNKTERKAEVEKVVEGIRVAKALDANTVRVFCGDIREGLIYEDCFDWIIEGLKESAKVAEQEKIVLAIENHGLLAGKSQQIQEIIKAVNSPYVKSTFDTGNFLLVHEEPTKAFDRLKTEIAHVHFKDFREKEVHETVKGFRSTEGKELIGVIPGDGKVDLTYIVEGLKKQDYQGWLSIEYEGFEDAKLANEEAVRRLRKLLN from the coding sequence ATGAAAGTTAGTATAAGTATGTATAGCTTAGCCTCCACTCTTCGAGGAGAGAATTGGTCAGTTTCAGATTTCATTAATTATGCCAAAAATATTTCTTTGGATGGCGTAGAGCTTTTAGATATTTACTGGCAAAATCCTGTTAACAAGGATGAAGAGATACAGAAAGTTGTCGAGAAACTGCACAAAACCAATCTAGAAGTATCAGCTTATGATATTACAAATAACTTTGTTCATCAAAACAAGACAGAACGAAAAGCGGAAGTTGAGAAAGTAGTAGAAGGCATTCGTGTCGCCAAGGCTTTGGATGCTAATACAGTTCGTGTTTTTTGTGGAGATATTAGAGAGGGCCTTATCTATGAAGATTGTTTTGATTGGATCATCGAGGGCTTGAAGGAAAGTGCAAAGGTAGCTGAACAGGAAAAGATAGTGTTGGCTATTGAAAATCATGGTCTTTTAGCGGGAAAAAGTCAGCAGATTCAGGAAATTATTAAAGCAGTCAACAGTCCATATGTGAAATCTACCTTTGATACGGGGAATTTTTTATTAGTCCACGAAGAACCTACGAAGGCATTTGACCGGCTTAAGACTGAAATAGCTCATGTTCACTTTAAGGATTTCAGAGAGAAGGAAGTTCATGAAACCGTAAAAGGCTTTCGTTCAACGGAAGGAAAAGAGCTAATCGGGGTGATCCCAGGTGACGGGAAAGTAGATTTAACTTATATCGTGGAAGGACTTAAAAAACAGGATTACCAGGGTTGGCTTTCTATTGAATATGAAGGCTTTGAGGATGCGAAGCTTGCTAACGAAGAGGCCGTGCGTCGACTTAGAAAGCTGTTGAATTGA
- a CDS encoding sugar ABC transporter substrate-binding protein, with protein sequence MKKLFFLLLVSGLLMVGCSDDTGTTDSQSKGEITVWAHPYTDNQDKEGEMWKELIASYEDASGVKVNFQQIPWANRDQKILTALAANNGPDVFYAIPDQMPQYAEAGMLVDLSPYMENNDMDDFVESSLVPTKWKGKMYGVPILQSVETFMYNVEVVKAIGEDPSKLPTTWEEFEEWAAKAKEKGYYASSFQGGGSMNGTLYPYLWQAGGEILTEDNKVMINNESGVEAFEFINKLYSNGWIPQDSITALDHDALWDSGKLLSIQGAGKSVSRMLEKETFEFVIAPPLKNKKQATYGTTGMFVVPVNSDNKDAAAEFIKVITNAENQRKFNRETQFIPTRESAKDIYDDQKYLAQLASYTEFTQSGVIHPEGRSIMPLIQAELRR encoded by the coding sequence TTGAAAAAGTTATTTTTTTTATTGCTGGTAAGTGGGTTACTGATGGTTGGTTGTAGTGATGATACTGGAACAACGGATTCTCAAAGTAAAGGGGAAATAACTGTATGGGCTCATCCGTACACGGACAATCAGGATAAGGAAGGGGAAATGTGGAAGGAGTTAATCGCTTCTTATGAAGATGCCTCTGGTGTGAAGGTTAACTTCCAACAAATTCCTTGGGCTAATCGAGATCAAAAAATATTGACTGCACTTGCAGCAAATAATGGTCCAGATGTATTTTATGCCATCCCTGACCAAATGCCTCAATATGCTGAAGCGGGAATGCTAGTTGACCTTAGCCCTTACATGGAAAACAACGATATGGACGATTTTGTGGAAAGCTCCCTGGTTCCAACTAAGTGGAAGGGGAAAATGTATGGTGTGCCGATATTACAATCAGTCGAAACCTTTATGTACAACGTTGAAGTTGTGAAAGCGATTGGGGAAGATCCTTCCAAGCTTCCAACTACGTGGGAAGAGTTTGAAGAATGGGCAGCTAAAGCTAAAGAAAAAGGTTATTATGCTTCTAGCTTCCAAGGAGGAGGCTCAATGAATGGTACTCTGTATCCTTATTTATGGCAGGCTGGCGGTGAAATACTAACGGAAGACAATAAAGTAATGATTAATAATGAAAGTGGCGTAGAGGCATTTGAATTTATTAACAAATTATATAGTAATGGTTGGATTCCGCAGGATTCGATTACTGCCTTAGACCATGATGCCTTATGGGATAGCGGAAAACTGTTATCTATTCAAGGAGCAGGAAAATCAGTAAGTAGAATGCTAGAAAAAGAGACTTTTGAGTTTGTCATTGCTCCGCCATTAAAGAATAAAAAACAAGCTACCTATGGTACCACTGGCATGTTTGTTGTTCCGGTAAATTCAGATAATAAGGATGCAGCTGCAGAGTTTATTAAAGTAATTACAAATGCTGAAAACCAAAGGAAATTTAATAGAGAAACTCAATTCATTCCTACTAGAGAGTCAGCAAAAGATATTTATGACGATCAAAAATATCTCGCCCAATTAGCTTCTTACACGGAGTTTACACAGTCAGGAGTCATTCATCCGGAAGGGCGTAGTATTATGCCGTTAATACAAGCAGAACTTAGAAGGTAA
- a CDS encoding DUF624 domain-containing protein: MKLNWDNFNKVAYWMLSLIYLNLLWIMFTVLGLGILGLFPSTVALFGVVRLMIMKEGKEPFKVFQSFWRIFKKDFWKANSFGLFFAFICYFLIFDFQFVQLSNGQFNFLLPALFFILISSILTLLFFFPVYVHFELKYFQYIKQSFLIAITSPLELFGILASTLAMYFFLTFLPGAIPLFSGSLLAYAITVLSFRAFRRIEQKQKVQQEKPLVSKDMLVEDLKS, from the coding sequence ATGAAGCTGAACTGGGATAATTTTAATAAAGTTGCATATTGGATGTTGTCACTAATTTACTTGAATTTATTGTGGATTATGTTCACTGTTTTAGGCTTAGGGATTTTAGGTCTATTCCCTTCCACTGTCGCATTATTTGGGGTTGTAAGATTGATGATCATGAAGGAAGGCAAAGAACCATTTAAAGTCTTTCAATCTTTTTGGAGAATCTTTAAAAAAGACTTCTGGAAAGCAAATAGTTTTGGCTTATTTTTTGCTTTCATTTGTTATTTTTTAATTTTTGACTTTCAATTTGTTCAATTAAGTAATGGCCAATTTAATTTTTTATTACCTGCTCTATTTTTCATCCTAATCTCTAGTATTCTTACACTACTATTTTTCTTTCCTGTTTATGTTCATTTTGAGCTAAAATACTTTCAATACATAAAACAGTCGTTTCTCATTGCTATTACGTCTCCCTTAGAGCTTTTTGGCATCTTAGCAAGTACATTAGCTATGTACTTTTTTCTAACATTTTTACCTGGAGCCATACCACTTTTCTCAGGAAGCCTTCTAGCCTATGCAATAACCGTTTTAAGTTTTAGAGCCTTTAGAAGAATTGAGCAAAAACAAAAAGTACAACAAGAAAAACCATTAGTTAGTAAAGACATGTTGGTTGAGGACCTGAAATCTTAA
- a CDS encoding Gfo/Idh/MocA family oxidoreductase, with the protein MKIGMMSFAHMHANSYANALTKMKDVQIVGIFDESAERGQQAAALFGAPYFNNQEEFLSLDMDAVIVCSENNRHKEMVINAAKAKKHILCEKPIATNIEDAKEMIEVCKEQSVILQIAYPVRFSTPIRHLKELIDKGELGEIIAFRTTNRGQNPGGWFIEEEAAGGGAVLDHTVHMVDIMRWYIGQEVSEVSAIVDSYYHDIAIDDAGLLTLEFANGVIASHDPSWSRFAQYPTWGDATIEVIGTKQIVKVDAFKEHFRMFVSGEKSLEHVFYGNDMDFGLVQDFVQCVKEGREPSVTGYDGLKSLEVALAAYESSKLKQPIKL; encoded by the coding sequence ATGAAAATAGGTATGATGAGTTTTGCTCATATGCATGCAAACAGTTACGCGAACGCTCTAACAAAAATGAAAGACGTGCAGATTGTTGGTATCTTTGATGAGTCGGCAGAGAGAGGGCAACAGGCAGCTGCTTTGTTTGGTGCGCCCTATTTTAACAATCAAGAGGAATTTCTCTCCTTAGACATGGATGCAGTGATCGTTTGTAGCGAAAATAATCGACATAAAGAGATGGTAATCAATGCAGCTAAGGCTAAAAAGCATATTTTATGTGAAAAGCCAATTGCTACTAATATAGAGGATGCAAAGGAAATGATTGAAGTATGTAAAGAGCAGTCGGTCATTTTGCAAATAGCTTACCCCGTAAGATTTAGTACTCCAATCCGCCATTTAAAAGAGTTAATTGATAAAGGAGAGCTAGGAGAGATTATTGCTTTTCGTACCACTAATAGAGGACAAAACCCTGGTGGTTGGTTTATAGAAGAAGAAGCGGCTGGAGGAGGAGCAGTGCTAGATCATACGGTACATATGGTAGATATAATGCGTTGGTATATAGGGCAGGAAGTTTCAGAAGTGTCTGCTATAGTTGACTCCTATTATCATGATATTGCAATAGATGATGCGGGTCTGCTTACGTTAGAATTTGCAAACGGTGTAATTGCTTCTCATGATCCTAGCTGGTCAAGATTTGCTCAATATCCCACTTGGGGTGATGCAACGATTGAAGTAATTGGTACCAAGCAAATAGTTAAGGTAGATGCCTTCAAGGAGCATTTCCGTATGTTTGTTAGTGGAGAAAAATCTCTTGAACACGTTTTCTATGGAAATGATATGGATTTTGGGTTAGTACAAGATTTTGTTCAATGTGTAAAAGAAGGAAGAGAGCCATCGGTTACTGGCTATGATGGTTTAAAGTCGCTTGAAGTTGCCTTGGCTGCATATGAGTCTAGTAAATTAAAGCAACCAATTAAATTATAG
- a CDS encoding alpha/beta fold hydrolase, translating into MGRQIGDYSLNHLKEYQPKLIHKPVDFQVFWEGQKKKISNIQPNVTVVWKDYVIPTMEVADLVFESWDGTPLKGWAIKPKGVERCPVILNIHGYTGSRGLPLDYLKWISMGIAVYAFDVRAQGSSPDYAKYNNGSRSLGWMLNGIHDPDNYYYTNVLKDLLLQLEWINSPEALFNPTKLGVVGSSQGGGLALAIAGLDRRIELVVSDYPFLANFERALEVSLAGPYMEFINYFKYTDPQYDSYETLMNTLGYIDCVHFCESINCPTLMSIGLEDSVTPPSTVFAAYNHLQTKSKEIEVYPQYAHEVNPFHEEKKLAFVRKYWS; encoded by the coding sequence TTGGGTAGACAAATTGGAGACTATTCTTTAAACCATTTAAAGGAATACCAGCCAAAGCTTATTCATAAGCCGGTAGACTTTCAGGTGTTTTGGGAAGGACAAAAGAAGAAAATAAGCAATATCCAACCAAATGTCACAGTTGTTTGGAAGGATTACGTGATTCCCACTATGGAGGTAGCAGATTTGGTGTTCGAAAGCTGGGATGGGACACCATTAAAAGGATGGGCTATTAAGCCTAAAGGTGTTGAACGATGTCCTGTTATATTAAATATCCATGGATATACAGGTAGCCGTGGACTGCCCTTAGACTATTTAAAGTGGATTTCTATGGGGATAGCTGTGTATGCCTTTGATGTTCGAGCGCAAGGAAGCTCACCGGACTACGCTAAATACAATAATGGAAGTAGAAGTCTTGGTTGGATGCTAAATGGTATCCATGATCCAGATAATTATTATTATACGAATGTGCTTAAGGATTTACTATTACAGCTTGAATGGATTAATTCACCGGAGGCTCTTTTTAACCCAACAAAACTAGGCGTTGTAGGAAGCTCTCAAGGAGGGGGCTTAGCCTTAGCAATTGCAGGATTGGATCGAAGGATAGAACTAGTAGTCTCTGATTATCCATTCCTCGCAAATTTTGAAAGAGCCTTAGAGGTGTCTTTGGCTGGGCCGTACATGGAATTTATCAACTATTTCAAGTATACAGACCCACAATATGACAGCTATGAAACATTGATGAATACACTTGGCTATATTGATTGTGTCCATTTCTGTGAATCGATTAATTGTCCGACCCTAATGTCTATTGGATTAGAGGATTCTGTAACACCACCATCAACTGTCTTTGCAGCCTATAACCATTTACAAACAAAAAGTAAGGAAATAGAAGTCTACCCTCAATATGCACATGAGGTTAACCCTTTTCATGAAGAAAAGAAGTTAGCTTTTGTCAGAAAGTATTGGAGCTGA